The sequence ATTTTATTAAAAATCCTGAGCTGGGTATATGTATCCGACTTTGCCCATAAAGCACTACCGATGAATATCCCACACAGAAGAGATAAGCCGACCAGGATAATTATTTTTTTCTTCATAACAGATACCCCTTTCTTACCAAAAGTTCTTTCACATAGTCTATAACTTCATTCTTCAATTGTTCAATGGACTTTTCTCCATTGAGCAGTTTTATTCGCTTTTTGGCTCTGTGCGCAAGTTTCAAATAACCCTTCCGTACCTTTTGATGGTACGCGACATCTTCTGTCTCCATCCGATCATCAAAAACGCCGCGCTCACGTCCTTTTGTAACATCAATATCAAAAAGAAATGTCAGATCAGGTTTTATCCCGGCTGTTGCGAATCTATTGAATATCGAAACCAGACGCCGGGGCAGGTTGCGGGCATAAATCTGATAGGCGAAAGTTGAGTCGAAAAATCTATCTGCAACAACAACCTTCTTTGCACTAATCGCCGGAAGGATCTTTTCATAGGTCAATTGAC is a genomic window of candidate division WOR-3 bacterium containing:
- the tmk gene encoding dTMP kinase, which translates into the protein MHGVKRGVFISFEGVEGSGKTTQAEALSGWLSEKNIPHIFVREPGGTAVGEALRKILLNPAYREMHPKCELFLFLAARSQLTYEKILPAISAKKVVVADRFFDSTFAYQIYARNLPRRLVSIFNRFATAGIKPDLTFLFDIDVTKGRERGVFDDRMETEDVAYHQKVRKGYLKLAHRAKKRIKLLNGEKSIEQLKNEVIDYVKELLVRKGYLL